In one window of Sciurus carolinensis chromosome X, mSciCar1.2, whole genome shotgun sequence DNA:
- the Scml1 gene encoding sex comb on midleg-like protein 1, producing MMSNGSSEMDVIKTRIPTYEEEDDDDNTVLYAYEPSTTFFNNQENVLSDTSYNDEEQKTVLDILTHCQVIYDAIQNLDKKFDVIDGKLSKIQRVRARSFWNYRKPLGFAHKNHNSLLSKRVKVQKAKKKERLNSFSYPESYSPTLPVRRQENDDSNLVISSFHSEESQDMEQESLIRDQELSLRDSPPVPPLFPGRSFQTYLRSDDNTHGPSIVSCFASPRARSTSSISSAGVFETASANGASMPVSTATLARGESNPDIMNYPALLDNMHTLSSHQMPSGFVTSSPIQAELDQGCPEDPSTWSVDEVILFLNQTDPQMSGPLSSLIEQHEIDGKALLLLTSDTMIKYMGLKLGTVLKLCHYIEKLKEEKGLNN from the exons ATGATGTCTAATGGTTCCAGTGAGATGGATGTG ATTAAAACACGGATACCAACTTAtgaagaggaagatgatgatgataacacTGTTCTTTATGCATATGAGCCAAGCACTACATTTTTCAACAAC CAGGAAAATGTCCTATCTGACACATCCTACAATGATGAGGAGCAGAAAACAGTTTTGGATATTCTGACCCATTGTCAG gtTATATATGATGCTATCCAAAACCTGGATAAGAAATTTGATGTCATTGATGGAAAATTGTCAAAAATCCAACGTGTGCGTGCAAGATCCTTTTGGAACTATCGT AAGCCACTTGGATTTGCACACAAGAATCATAATTCTCTGCTTTCTAAAAGAGTTAAGGtccaaaaagcaaaaaagaaggaACGTCTCAATTCATTCTCTTACCCTGAAAGCTACAGCCCAACTCTACCAGTTCGCAGACAAGAAAATGATGACAGCAATCTTGTGATCTCATCTTTTCATTCGGAGGAATCCCAGGATATGGAGCAGGAGTCTCTGATCAGGGATCAGGAGTTATCCCTCAGAGATAGTCCACCTGTCCCACCACTCTTCCCTGGGCGCTCGTTCCAGACATACCTCAGATCTGATGACAACACACATGGTCCTTCAATTGTGTCCTGCTTTGCCAGCCCTAGGGCTCGCAGCACCAGCAGCATCTCTTCTGCTGGGGTTTTCGAAACAGCATCTGCAAATGGAGCTTCCATGCCAGTATCTACAGCAACGCTGGCCCGAGGAGAGTCCAACCCTGATATTATGAATTATCCAGCCTTGCTGGATAATATGCATACTCTGTCATCTCACCAGATGCCATCTGGTTTTG TTACAAGTTCACCAATTCAAGCTGAACTGGACCAAGGCTGCCCTGAAGATCCTTCAACCTGGTCCGTGGATGAAGTGATCCTGTTTCTGAACCAGACAGACCCTCAGATGTCAGGCCCTCTCTCCAGCCTCATTGAACAACAT GAAATTGATGGGAAGGCCCTGCTGCTACTCACTAGTGACACCATGATCAAGTATATGGGGTTGAAGCTTGGAACCGTCTTGAAGCTGTGCCACTACATTGAAaagcttaaagaagaaaaaggcctCAACAATTGA